One genomic segment of Flagellimonas marinaquae includes these proteins:
- a CDS encoding RagB/SusD family nutrient uptake outer membrane protein yields the protein MRQIFYSNRQFLMGLMCKAFLWMVLLGTFGCSDFVEVDPPKNTLVAQRVFDDPSTVESALANLYFSLREDGMVSGNSGFTTLLGIYADELDYYAFNGDFVQLYRHTVTPQNAVLLGWWTQGYQVIYAANDIIAGLEASEGLSAMEVERYKGQALFVRAYVHSLLVGVFGDVPYITTTDYVVNTNASRLEAALVYEAIVADLEQAVALMDGGDIPVGDRVVPDADVARALLARMALYTQQWDLAAATAGELIAAFPLEPDLDQVFLKESGETIWQFKPGEDLRNTQEANQLVIQFIPGQRFALTPSMLDAFEVGDGRLERWTDEISDADGTLTLSYAHKYKALFNETASLEHSIVFRLAEQYLIRAEARAQLGNLDGARQDLNAVRNRAGLGDLNLVGQTELLEAIYQERRVELFAEQGLHWMDLKRTGRATEEMAPLKANWEDTHILLPIPESELEINPNLLPQNPGY from the coding sequence ATGAGACAGATATTTTATAGCAATAGACAATTTTTGATGGGCCTGATGTGCAAGGCCTTTTTATGGATGGTACTGTTGGGCACCTTTGGTTGTTCGGATTTTGTGGAGGTGGACCCTCCCAAGAATACCTTGGTCGCCCAAAGGGTGTTCGATGACCCCTCCACGGTGGAATCGGCCCTGGCCAATCTCTATTTCTCCCTAAGGGAAGATGGGATGGTGTCCGGGAATTCGGGATTTACGACCCTGTTGGGCATCTATGCTGATGAGCTGGATTATTACGCTTTCAACGGTGATTTTGTCCAATTGTACCGTCATACGGTGACGCCACAGAATGCGGTGCTTTTGGGATGGTGGACACAGGGCTATCAGGTCATTTATGCCGCCAATGATATCATTGCGGGATTGGAGGCCTCGGAGGGACTGAGTGCGATGGAAGTGGAACGCTACAAGGGACAGGCGCTGTTTGTCCGGGCCTATGTGCACAGTTTACTGGTGGGTGTTTTTGGGGATGTTCCCTATATCACCACCACGGATTATGTGGTGAACACCAACGCTTCACGTTTGGAGGCAGCGTTGGTGTATGAAGCCATTGTTGCGGATCTGGAGCAAGCGGTCGCTTTGATGGACGGTGGGGATATCCCCGTGGGGGATAGGGTGGTGCCCGATGCCGATGTGGCCCGTGCCCTGTTGGCCCGAATGGCCCTATATACGCAGCAGTGGGATTTGGCCGCTGCCACTGCTGGGGAATTGATCGCTGCCTTTCCCTTGGAACCCGATTTGGATCAAGTGTTTTTGAAGGAATCGGGGGAGACCATATGGCAGTTCAAGCCAGGGGAAGACCTTAGAAATACGCAAGAGGCCAATCAATTGGTGATTCAGTTCATTCCCGGGCAGCGCTTTGCGCTTACGCCCTCCATGTTGGACGCTTTTGAGGTGGGGGATGGCCGTTTGGAGCGTTGGACCGATGAGATATCGGATGCCGATGGTACCCTTACGCTGTCCTATGCCCATAAGTACAAGGCGTTGTTCAATGAAACGGCATCCTTGGAGCATTCCATTGTGTTCCGATTGGCGGAGCAATACCTGATCCGGGCCGAGGCCAGGGCACAGTTGGGCAATCTGGACGGGGCCCGACAGGACCTCAATGCGGTGCGCAATCGTGCCGGTCTGGGGGATCTGAATTTGGTCGGGCAAACGGAACTGCTGGAGGCCATATACCAAGAAAGACGGGTGGAACTCTTTGCGGAGCAGGGGCTTCACTGGATGGACCTGAAACGTACCGGACGTGCTACGGAGGAGATGGCACCCTTAAAGGCCAATTGGGAGGATACCCATATACTGTTGCCCATTCCCGAGAGCGAATTGGAGATCAATCCCAATCTCTTGCCACAAAACCCTGGATATTAA
- a CDS encoding zinc-dependent metalloprotease codes for MKKLVYTLVWMIPLWAVHGYSQMAKDLDGTASDVATPFLTAQVVEGKLWVDVPSSLLEKPLLWTSNGNSEFYDSKHVQFRKEGERLYLEQPRVWSEMGIWLPMNGDISLERIFLGEFPIMAYDGNAYRIDMTSVVLDESIPWQHMSSLPRLGHLSEVVGVKHKEGELMVQTRIGLSKEGVSFLEPVFFSFLVLPEPMEPRPYDYRMAYWVEDQDRTGDQTENKVGSIGRWRLAKKFKDRERSVPQKPITFLISPDIPEKWRPYVKAGVLEWLPAFEAAGFTNAIIVKEMDSLDAWENRSLGNSVIRWGRNQNVRGREALGGGGTVTLVVDHRSGEIVKSDILLGTSLQRLQDEYFVRCAALDPRARTNPFPDELTGELIQFLVAHETGHALGIKDNHFGEFQYPLERMGDAQWLKDMGHTPSVMSYARHNNMAQPKDSVPPHLLIQKVGPTDHYYIQWAYTEFPSGWGKKQKSERLEEMIRWQDSVPWYRYNDSNYEIIGPGNTNEVVETNDPVGGAKRALANLERALALLPDTNQGRTDMARSKRIYAQGLELWYHTMRNVLSMVGGYEVFYKSMDQEGSLYTPVDFTRQQEAMDYFMGQAFDPPQWLTHPDLGMDIRYSSHPDLVLNYQKLLLMELMRPQRMKRLEHLETLEGFEGALDWYVEELQQRLFKELLESTGQVPARKQAIQALYLEKWNQNFQKERFQLGVDEMAFVHSDHSLGVVMEQLLDLQRLLRKSLKRHKHLESKGHWAWCLAKLEELTGG; via the coding sequence ATGAAAAAGTTGGTTTATACGCTAGTATGGATGATACCCTTATGGGCGGTGCACGGCTACTCGCAAATGGCGAAGGACTTAGATGGTACAGCATCCGATGTAGCAACTCCTTTTCTTACGGCACAAGTAGTGGAGGGCAAATTATGGGTCGATGTTCCCTCGTCCCTTTTGGAAAAACCCCTATTATGGACAAGTAACGGAAATAGTGAATTTTATGACTCCAAGCATGTGCAGTTCCGTAAGGAAGGGGAACGGCTGTATTTGGAGCAACCTCGGGTATGGTCGGAGATGGGAATCTGGTTGCCCATGAATGGGGATATTTCCTTGGAAAGGATCTTTCTTGGGGAATTTCCGATCATGGCATATGATGGGAATGCCTATCGTATCGATATGACGTCAGTGGTATTGGATGAATCGATTCCTTGGCAGCATATGTCCTCCTTGCCCCGGTTGGGCCATCTCTCCGAGGTGGTCGGGGTGAAGCATAAAGAAGGAGAACTGATGGTGCAAACCCGGATAGGGTTGTCCAAGGAGGGTGTCTCGTTTTTGGAACCCGTGTTTTTCAGCTTTCTGGTATTGCCCGAACCCATGGAGCCGAGGCCCTATGACTACCGTATGGCCTATTGGGTCGAGGACCAGGATAGGACCGGAGACCAAACGGAAAATAAGGTTGGTAGCATAGGGCGATGGCGATTGGCCAAAAAGTTTAAGGACCGTGAACGGAGTGTGCCCCAAAAGCCCATTACATTTTTGATATCACCTGATATTCCCGAGAAATGGAGGCCCTATGTCAAGGCCGGTGTTCTAGAATGGCTCCCTGCGTTTGAGGCGGCAGGATTTACAAATGCCATTATCGTAAAGGAGATGGATAGTTTGGATGCGTGGGAAAACCGTAGTTTGGGGAACTCCGTCATCCGATGGGGTAGGAACCAAAACGTCAGGGGCCGAGAAGCGTTAGGTGGAGGAGGGACGGTCACTTTGGTCGTTGACCATCGTTCTGGGGAAATCGTAAAGTCGGATATCCTCTTGGGGACTTCACTGCAGCGGTTACAGGACGAGTATTTTGTGCGCTGTGCTGCGTTGGACCCAAGGGCGCGGACCAATCCTTTTCCCGATGAACTTACAGGGGAGCTGATCCAATTTTTGGTGGCGCATGAGACCGGGCATGCCCTCGGTATCAAGGATAACCACTTTGGGGAGTTCCAATATCCCTTGGAGCGCATGGGCGATGCGCAGTGGCTCAAGGATATGGGACATACGCCCAGTGTGATGTCCTATGCCAGGCACAATAATATGGCACAGCCCAAAGACAGTGTTCCGCCGCACTTGTTGATCCAAAAGGTAGGTCCCACAGACCACTACTATATCCAATGGGCGTATACGGAGTTCCCCTCGGGATGGGGCAAAAAGCAGAAATCGGAGCGATTGGAAGAAATGATCCGATGGCAGGATTCCGTACCGTGGTATAGGTATAACGATAGTAATTATGAGATCATTGGCCCGGGAAACACCAATGAAGTGGTGGAGACCAATGATCCCGTGGGAGGTGCAAAACGCGCCTTGGCCAATTTGGAGCGGGCATTGGCCCTCTTGCCCGATACCAACCAAGGGAGAACGGATATGGCGCGGAGCAAACGCATATATGCCCAGGGGTTGGAACTTTGGTACCATACCATGCGAAATGTGCTTTCCATGGTCGGAGGTTATGAGGTGTTTTACAAATCCATGGATCAAGAGGGAAGCCTGTACACCCCTGTTGATTTTACAAGGCAGCAGGAGGCCATGGACTATTTTATGGGACAGGCCTTTGACCCTCCCCAATGGTTGACCCACCCCGACCTGGGCATGGACATTCGGTATTCGAGCCATCCCGATCTTGTGCTAAACTATCAAAAACTGCTCTTGATGGAACTGATGAGACCACAACGGATGAAACGCTTGGAGCATCTGGAAACCTTAGAGGGCTTTGAAGGGGCATTGGACTGGTATGTCGAGGAGCTGCAGCAGCGGCTTTTTAAGGAATTGTTGGAGAGTACAGGGCAGGTGCCTGCCAGGAAGCAGGCCATTCAAGCGCTGTACTTGGAAAAATGGAACCAAAACTTTCAAAAGGAGCGGTTCCAATTAGGGGTGGATGAGATGGCCTTTGTGCATTCCGATCATTCCTTAGGGGTCGTCATGGAACAACTGCTGGACCTGCAACGCCTGTTGCGGAAATCCTTAAAACGCCATAAGCATTTGGAATCCAAGGGGCATTGGGCATGGTGCTTGGCCAAGTTGGAGGAATTGACCGGTGGTTAA
- a CDS encoding DUF6520 family protein: MKAKFFKLLLPAFAIIMAVGMAFATEESNSTQTGYYNHPILGVQAIQTDCPEIGEVLCMEGQWQVFKDPALTIPLYERFE; encoded by the coding sequence ATGAAAGCTAAATTTTTCAAATTGTTGTTACCGGCCTTTGCCATCATCATGGCGGTCGGCATGGCATTTGCCACGGAAGAGAGCAATAGCACCCAAACGGGCTATTACAACCATCCCATCTTGGGGGTTCAGGCCATCCAGACAGATTGCCCTGAAATCGGTGAAGTGCTCTGTATGGAAGGACAGTGGCAGGTCTTTAAGGACCCTGCACTCACCATTCCATTGTACGAAAGGTTTGAATAG
- a CDS encoding MauE/DoxX family redox-associated membrane protein: MVSKKIYRTLVPTASFLLVLLFVYTATSKLLDLDTFEWRLAQMPHLAAHADLLQWGVPFSELTITGLLLFPKFRTLGLYASFALLGLFTIYIIAVLASDHPTPCSCGGIISTLGWREHIVFNGAFMLMALGAILQSRRQIK, translated from the coding sequence ATGGTGTCCAAAAAAATATATCGAACCCTTGTCCCCACGGCCAGTTTCCTATTGGTCCTGTTGTTCGTATACACGGCCACCAGCAAACTATTGGACCTGGACACCTTCGAATGGCGGTTGGCACAAATGCCCCACCTCGCTGCCCATGCCGATCTCCTCCAATGGGGAGTTCCCTTTTCGGAACTCACCATAACAGGCCTTCTATTGTTCCCCAAGTTCCGCACCCTTGGGCTGTATGCCAGCTTCGCCCTACTTGGCCTCTTCACGATATACATCATCGCCGTCCTGGCGTCCGATCATCCCACGCCCTGTTCCTGTGGGGGTATCATCTCCACATTGGGGTGGCGCGAACACATTGTATTCAATGGGGCCTTTATGCTCATGGCCCTTGGGGCCATCCTACAGTCCAGACGACAGATTAAATGA
- a CDS encoding AraC family transcriptional regulator encodes MPNNDDFRIKRIQKMLLEMAKGNFFYSLEPSDKNDNIASLVVMLNMVNEEIAAAFIHQGFANAHNTPQCIIQLSLILDAQGQIELVTNGTCSLLSCMPKDLIGKHITELMTENSQRTWSKKMTKHLKRDRSETVLFMEFITKDGLFLAKDCQISVYQALDGSGQKIVLNSVFFSKGEPFETGLPKNKLKVTKGIKEHKVTLSPEDIQMIREVHDTILNNLDKDLPSLKDLALQMGTNEYKLKYGFKQIYGTTIFRFLTQERLRKSKILIQHSNLSLKEIAHMNGFKSAAHFSRAFRDKYGKTPTDLRR; translated from the coding sequence ATGCCGAACAACGATGATTTTAGGATAAAGCGCATCCAAAAGATGCTTTTGGAAATGGCCAAGGGCAACTTCTTCTATTCCCTTGAGCCTTCCGATAAAAATGACAATATCGCCTCTTTGGTGGTCATGCTGAACATGGTCAATGAGGAAATAGCGGCAGCCTTTATCCACCAAGGTTTTGCCAATGCGCACAACACTCCGCAATGTATCATCCAACTGTCCCTGATCTTGGACGCCCAAGGTCAAATTGAATTGGTCACCAACGGAACCTGCTCCCTGTTGTCCTGTATGCCGAAGGACCTTATCGGAAAACATATCACCGAACTCATGACCGAAAACTCCCAAAGGACTTGGTCAAAAAAGATGACCAAACATTTGAAACGGGACCGATCGGAAACGGTACTCTTCATGGAATTCATCACAAAGGATGGTCTTTTCCTGGCCAAGGATTGTCAAATATCGGTCTACCAGGCCTTGGATGGCAGCGGACAGAAAATCGTGTTGAACTCCGTTTTCTTTTCCAAAGGGGAACCCTTTGAAACGGGACTGCCCAAAAACAAGCTCAAGGTGACCAAGGGCATCAAGGAGCATAAGGTTACGTTGTCCCCGGAGGACATCCAAATGATCCGGGAGGTCCATGACACGATCCTCAACAATTTGGACAAGGATCTTCCCTCGCTCAAGGACCTCGCCCTCCAGATGGGGACCAACGAGTACAAGCTGAAATATGGTTTCAAACAGATCTATGGCACCACCATCTTCCGTTTCCTGACCCAAGAACGTCTTAGAAAATCAAAGATCCTGATCCAGCACAGCAACCTTTCCCTAAAGGAGATCGCCCATATGAACGGTTTCAAGAGTGCCGCCCATTTCTCCAGGGCCTTTCGGGACAAATACGGCAAGACCCCAACCGATTTAAGGAGGTAA